One region of Scophthalmus maximus strain ysfricsl-2021 chromosome 15, ASM2237912v1, whole genome shotgun sequence genomic DNA includes:
- the gnmt gene encoding glycine N-methyltransferase, protein MSVDSVFRTRSLGVAAVGLPDQYADGKAAKVWQLYIGDTQSRTQEYKSWLVALLREQGVRQVLDVACGTGVDSIMLVEEGFNMVSVDASDKMLKYALKSRWDRRKEAAFDQWVIEEANWLTLSEDIQKPGKGFDAVICLGNSFAHLPDFKGDQSDQKLALQNIASMVRPGGTLIIDHRNYDYILETGRAPQGKNIYYKSDLTQDISTSVLWVNSKPHMITLDYTIQVPQAIDQNLPEVSKFRLSYYPHRLETFKGLLTEAFHGKMEHSVYGDFKAYVPGQTQAPCYFVHVCKKTA, encoded by the exons ATGTCGGTCGACAGCGTGTTCAGGACCCGCTCCCTCGGCGTGGCCGCCGTGGGTCTCCCCGACCAGTACGCCGACGGCAAGGCGGCCAAGGTGTGGCAGCTGTACATCGGGGACACGCAGAGCCGGACGCAGGAGTACAAGAGCTGGCTGGTGGCCCTGCTGAGGGAGCAGGGCGTGCGGCAGGTGCTGGACGTGGCCTGCGGAACCGG aGTGGACTCCATcatgctggtggaggagggctTTAATATGGTGAGCGTGGATGCCAGCGACAAAATGCTCAAGTATGCGCTGAAGTCGAGATGGGatagaagaaaagaagcagcttTTGATCAGTGGG TTATTGAAGAGGCCAACTGGCTGACGTTATCAGAAGACATTCAGAAACCGGGGAAAGGCTTCGATGCCGTTATCTGCCTCGGCAACTCGTTTGCCCATTTACCAGACTTTAAAG GAGACCAGAGTGACCAAAAGCTGGCGCTGCAGAACATTGCCAGTATGGTCAGACCAGGCGGGACCCTCATCATTGACCACCGTAACTACGACTACATCCTGGAGACGGGGCGGGCGCCACAAGGCAAAAACATCTACTACAAG agTGATCTCACTCAGGACATCTCCACCTCGGTGCTGTGGGTCAACAGTAAGCCTCACATGATCACTCTGGACTACACCATCCAAGTGCCTCAGGCCATCGACCAGAATCTTCCCGAAGTCAG TAAATTCCGTCTATCCTACTACCCTCACCGCCTGGAGACCTTCAAGGGGCTGCTGACCGAGGCCTTCCACGGCAAGATGGAGCACAGCGTCTACGGCGATTTCAAGGCGTACGTCCCCGGCCAGACGCAGGCTCCCTGCTACTTCGTCCACGTCTGCAAGAAGACGGCCTGA
- the LOC118285911 gene encoding complement component C1q receptor: MVCLKPTMGVIILMSVHFLFSIKTGCGMKQAETCRPICTEGDCITVNQDRVDFKTAEAACRGRSAELLTLHPEADESILHTLSQELAGHFWIGLRLPAGACSNLSSPLRGYEWISGGTHRSFVAFPGTWRDSVQVCSPHCVSLSDDQKWTERRCSDRADGYLCRTKHKDACRAQELSDPTVFQSPKGCSTGPCEHECTNVKGGYKCSCFRGYIPDSKDPRQCKLHCGKQKCPCNRQTGSACYCPEGFIRDEDFCLDINECERGDCDQECKNLFGTFQCSCRQGFVLKDNSKCIKAEAGESFPITTVGPVKPDDNTPKTSSAPTGGLLWIWILTAVAVVVFICVVRFYVVKRQKRREQNSSQPSPAPVDNIDC; encoded by the coding sequence ATGGTCTGCTTGAAGCCGACAATGGGAGTGATTATTCTAATGtcagttcattttttattctctaTTAAGACGGGGTGTGGTATGAAGCAGGCTGAAACCTGTAGGCCTATTTGTACGGAGGGGGACTGCATTACCGTTAACCAAGACAGAGTGGACTTTAAAACTGCTGAGGCAGCATGCAGGGGCAGGAGCGCAGAGCTACTGACACTTCACCCCGAGGCAGATGAGAGCATCCTCCACACTTTGAGTCAAGAGCTGGCTGGACACTTCTGGATCGGGCTGCGTTTACCAGCCGGCGCTTGCAGCAACCTTTCGTCTCCGCTCAGGGGCTACGAGTGGATCTCCGGCGGCACACACAGGAGCTTCGTGGCATTCCCCGGCACCTGGAGAGACAGCGTCCAAGTCTGCTCTCCGCATTGTGTGTCGCTCTCGGACGATCAAAAGTGGACAGAGAGACGTTGCTCGGACAGGGCCGATGGTTATCTGTGCAGAACAAAGCACAAAGACGCGTGTCGGGCACAAGAGTTGTCCGATCCAACCGTTTTCCAAAGCCCTAAAGGCTGTTCGACAGGGCCCTGTGAGCACGAGTGCACAAATGTCAAAGGGGGTTATAAATGCTCCTGTTTCAGGGGATACATCCCAGACAGCAAAGACCCCAGGCAGTGCAAATTGCACTGTGGCAAACAGAAATGCCCCTGCAACAGACAAACCGGGAGCGCCTGCTACTGTCCCGAGGGCTTCATCAGGGACGAGGATTTCTGCCTGGACATCAATGAATGTGAGCGGGGGGATTGTGATCAGGAGTGTAAAAACTTGTTTGGAACATTCCAGTGCTCCTGCCGACAAGGATTTGTACTTAAGGACAATTCCAAATGCATCAAAGCGGAGGCGGGTGAGAGTTTTCCCATCACGACCGTGGGTCCTGTCAAACCTGATGATAATACTCCTAAGACTTCTTCTGCACCTACTGGGGGTTTGCTGTGGATCTGGATTTTGACTGCCGTGGCCGTGGTCGTGTTCATATGTGTGGTAAGGTTTTACGTTGTGAAGCGGCAGAAGCGCAGAGAACAAAACTCCAGTCAACCGTCTCCTGCTCCTGTGGATAATATTGACTGTTAA
- the LOC118285908 gene encoding complement component C1q receptor produces the protein MLWIFLLQLINSVDGLPGAEHETLCMSNACFTLHLDRLSFAKARQNCVNNGGYLMTVRDREEESVLRSLLSQIQGQRQDRALKFWIGLKLNRGNCVLADKTLRGFKWVSGEEDSNYSNWGEEPVSTCTERCVRVDYTLLGQNQLRWTAGPCKHSAFYACKFYFKGMCKPLALLGPGEITYTPPFSEEPQRSEMKSFPLGTYANIICSDQQQNYSVCKGSGGVYRWTEPGPFCKTGLRNCAIGNGGCEQLCHQDGGEVRCFCGEGHDLDDDGLSCRVKDLCAVATCEHQCVMGESGYSCKCRHGFTLDENQYNCSDIDECRAQACGDHSCVNALGSYTCACKDGYQMVHGECSDVDECAQSRCEHGCLNNMGSFSCYCNEGFTLSPDGHSCADVDECVSSSCRFTCVNSVGSFLCTCPRGFYLEADGSTCAPDVTETSAAPPDDAPGEDFTESLTGTAVELQHRPPHTDAPLPDLVNVTQSGQQSNASLAPSFVKPVNSRVIVCVLGSVVPLLVLVAVTLAIAVFRCSRSKKEAKKKTTTDGYCWVSSGLDPRLEKLYESILTDDL, from the coding sequence ATGTTGTGGATTTTTCTACTGCAGCTCATCAACAGCGTCGACGGTTTACCTGGAGCCGAGCATGAGACCCTGTGCATGTCCAACGCCTGCTTCACCCTCCATCTGGACAGGCTGAGCTTTGCAAAGGCCCGTCAGAACTGTGTGAACAACGGAGGCTACCTGAtgacagtcagagacagagaggaagagagcgtgCTGCGCTCGCTTCTCTCCCAGATCCAAGGACAGCGTCAGGACAGGGCGCTTAAGTTCTGGATTGGGCTGAAACTGAACAGAGGGAACTGTGTGTTGGCTGACAAGACTCTCAGGGGCTTTAAGTGGGTATCTGGGGAGGAGGATTCCAACTACTCCAACTGGGGAGAAGAACCGGTCTCCACCTGCACGGAGAGATGTGTGAGGGTGGATTACACTTTGTTGGGCCAGAATCAACTGAGATGGACCGCTGGGCCTTGCAAACACTCTGCGTTTTATGCAtgcaagttttattttaaaggaatgTGCAAACCGTTGGCTCTGCTGGGTCCTGGGGAAATAACCTACACTCCGCCCTTCTCAGAGGAGCCACaaagaagtgaaatgaaatcatttccTCTGGGAACATATGCAAACATCATCTGCAGTGACCAGCAGCAGAACTACTCTGTGTGCAAGGGGTCGGGCGGCGTCTATCGGTGGACCGAGCCGGGTCCCTTTTGCAAAACAGGACTGCGAAATTGCGCAATCGGCAACGGCGGATGCGAACAGCTGTGTCATCAGGACGGTGGTGAGGTCCGATGCTTCTGCGGAGAAGGTCACGACCTGGACGACGACGGACTCTCCTGCAGGGTGAAAGACTTGTGCGCCGTCGCTACCTGTGAGCATCAGTGCGTAATGGGGGAGTCTGGATATTCCTGCAAATGTCGACATGGGTTCACACTGGATGAAAACCAGTACAACTGCTCTGACATCGATGAGTGCCGGGCACAAGCCTGTGGGGATCATTCGTGCGTGAACGCGCTCGGCAGTTACACGTGTGCGTGTAAAGATGGCTACCAAATGGTCCACGGTGAGTGCAGTGACGTGGACGAGTGCGCACAATCGAGATGCGAGCACGGCTGCTTGAACAACATGGGGTCCTTCTCCTGTTACTGCAACGAGGGCTTCACCTTATCGCCGGACGGCCACTCGTGTGCGGACGTCGACGAATGTGTCAGCAGTAGCTGCCGGTTCACATGCGTCAACTCCGTGGGCAGCTTCTTGTGCACGTGCCCGCGGGGCTTCTATCTGGAGGCCGATGGGTCGACGTGCGCCCCGGACGTGACCGAGACGTCGGCTGCTCCGCCAGATGACGCACCTGGCGAGGACTTTACTGAGTCCTTAACCGGAACCGCGGTGGAGCTGCAGCACCGGCCCCCCCACACGGACGCGCCCCTCCCAGACCTGGTGAACGTCACGCAAAGTGGTCAGCAGAGCAACGCGTCCCTGGCGCCGAGTTTCGTCAAGCCCGTCAACTCCAGGGTCATAGTGTGCGTCCTCGGCTCGGTCGTTCCTCTGCTCGTGCTGGTCGCGGTGACCTTGGCTATTGCAGTCTTCCGGTGCAGTCGCTCCAAAAAAGAAGCCAAGAAAAAAACGACTACGGATGGTTACTGTTGGGTGTCCTCTGGTCTGGATCCGCGTTTAGAGAAACTGTACGAGTCCATTTTGACTGATGACCTATGA
- the LOC118285907 gene encoding calpain-1 catalytic subunit, whose product MPPPGVCLNIMEARHKQDGYGSPSNPASFFNQNYQQLKQHCLLNRVRYTDEIFPPNSNTIGKELLGPAELARVVWCRPAEMSPKPSFIVDGISRFDFAQGQLGNCWFLASIGALTFQQQVLRQVVPLEQTFDEHYCGLFHFRFWRFGKWVDVVIDDKLPTIGGRLIFVHSKDQNEFWPALLEKAYAKVCGSYSDMRSGTPAEAMMDFTGGVHLGINLADPPPDLWELMFRAGNSVTLMGCGTPQGETSANTVLSNGLVQGHAYTITGVKQTTSRGKLVHLVRFWNPWGKGEWKGDWSDKSSLWKTVSAQDREMCHSISDDGEFWMTMADFCKFFNELSICCLTPDFLDGNSSSHWEASMYEGRWVAGTTAGGCLNNRDSFWTNPQYRIKVDQIDSEKNTLVSLMQKPDKWNRHLIQNHHIGFSVYEVAEQYKAQRGKFPASFFNTRAAVAQTKKHWLSREVMELLTLKPGEYLIVPSTFSPNETSSFVLTIHSKAETHGYENSIDQKHQPFERLKDGNATDDEDKKTLFSQHSDKFEEVDAEQLQNLLNEKILKGDLKSGGFSIDACRSMVALMDTSITGKLNSEEFVRLWKKVVTFKEVFFRTDVSRTGTLSLRELRNAFLTSGVSVSDDMLNLIALRYGASSGHITLESFISLILRLDCMYKIFKQLSDGKAMNLRESEWIYVSMYT is encoded by the exons ATGCCTCCGCCCGGTGTGTGTCTGAACATCATGGAGGCCCGTCACAAGCAAGACGGCTACGGGAGCCCCTCCAACCCCGCGAGTTTCTTCAACCAGAACTACCAGCAGCTGAAGCAGCACTGTCTCCTCAACAGAGTGAGGTACACCGACGAGATCTTCCCCCCCAACTCGAACACCATCGGCAAGGAGTTGCTGGGACCCGCTGAGCTGGCCCGCGTGGTGTGGTGCAGACCGGCC GAAATGTCTCCAAAACCATCCTTCATAGTTGACGGGATCTCCAGATTTGACTTTGCTCAAGGACAACTTG GAAACTGCTGGTTCCTCGCGTCTATCGGAGCTCTGACTTTCCAGCAACAAGTCTTGAGGCAAGTTGTCCCACTTGAGCAAACATTCGATGAACACTACTGCGGGCTGTTCCACTTCAGG TTCTGGAGGTTTGGGAAATGGGTGGATGTGGTCATCGACGACAAGCTCCCCACAATAGGCGGCAGACTAATCTTCGTCCACTCCAAAGACCAAAATGAGTTCTGGCCTGCTTTGCTGGAGAAAGCCTATGCCAA GGTGTGCGGTTCCTATTCCGACATGAGAAGTGGAACTCCCGCCGAGGCTATGATGGACTTCACAGGTGGTGTCCACTTGGGCATCAACCTGGCTGATCCTCCTCCAGACCTGTGGGAGCTGATGTTCAGAGCTGGCAATTCTGTCACCCTGATGGGCTGTGGGACACCTCAGGGG GAGACGTCTGCCAACACTGTATTGTCGAATGGGTTGGTCCAAGGCCATGCTTACACCATCACAGGTGTCAAACAG ACGACAAGCCGAGGGAAACTCGTACACCTGGTTCGTTTCTGGAACCCCTGGGGCAAAGGAGAGTGGAAGGGAGACTGGAGCGATAA GTCGTCACTCTGGAAGACCGTGAGTGCTCAGGACCGCGAGATGTGTCATTCAATAAGCGACGACGGAGAGTTTTG GATGACCATGGCAGACTTCTGTAAGTTCTTCAATGAGCTCAGCATCTGCTGCTTGACTCCAGATTTCCTTGATGGAAACTCCTCCAGCCACTGGGAGGCCTCCATGTATGAAGGCAGATGGGTGGCAGGGACCACTGCCGGAGGATGCCTGAACAACAGAG acagTTTCTGGACTAATCCACAGTATCGGATCAAGGTTGACCAGATtgattctgaaaaaaacactctGGTGTCTCTCATGCAAAAACCGGACAAGTGGAATCGACACCTCATCCAGAATCACCACATTGGATTCTCCGTCTACGAA GTGGCCGAACAA TACAAGGCACAGAGGGGGAAGTTCCCGGCCTCCTTCTTCAACACCCGCGCGGCCGTTGCCCAAACGAAAAAGCACTGGCTCTCGCGCGAGGTGATGGAGTTGCTCACGCTGAAGCCTGGGGAATACCTGATCGTGCCGTCCACCTTCAGTCCCAATGAGACATCCTCCTTCGTCCTGACCATCCACTCCAAAGCAGAGACCCACGGCTA CGAGAATTCTATTGACCAGAAGCACCAGCCATTTGAAAGG CTCAAGGACGGAAATGCAACTGACGATGAAGATAAGAAAACCCTTTTCAGTCAGCACTCAGACAAG TTTGAAGAAGTGGATGCTGAGCAGCTCCAAAATCTTCTAAATGAAAAAATTCTGAAAG GAGATTTGAAATCGGGAGGCTTCAGCATCGATGCCTGTCGCAGCATGGTTGCTCTGATGGAT ACGTCGATCACCGGCAAACTCAACAGTGAGGAATTTGTCCGTCTGTGGAAGAAGGTGGTTACGTTCAAG GAGGTTTTCTTCCGCACCGATGTTTCTCGAACGGGAACACTGTCACTGAGGGAACTGAGGAATGCCTTTCTAACTTCAG GAGTAAGTGTCAGCGATGACATGCTGAATTTAATCGCCCTGCGCTACGGTGCCTCCTCTGGCCACATAACACTGGAGAGCTTCATCAGTCTCATCCTCCGTTTGgactgcatgtaca AAATCTTCAAACAGCTGTCTGATGGAAAAGCCATGAACCTCAGAGAGTCGGAG TGGATTTATGTTTCGATGTACACCTAG